The sequence tagcaacatcgccccatgattccctaggtatcactgatagtgcctacaagaaccagtagattttggttagcgtacagtacggtcccttcatccatatatcccgatcgaatcaacaaccattggtatatcgagagtcgctcaagattcgataactatgcaatacatcttgaagatcaaattagtgacatcgcatgtgctactaagaaaccatttcttaaatcacatcaagtactctggccagagattcgtcacactaatatctcctcagatcgcataggatatccacactcgcaagtatgtggtgaatccttgacaacaatgcatcgactcctatatgtgttgtaactgtacccaatcccgacacctgatgacccccatagagtcggtaaacgagtcaaagcacagtactagcatctTGGCCTTGTATGCGATTGCTAAGTCGCTGTGTTGTTGTTCGAAGATCTTCTATGATGCGTTCCAGAGCACTGTTCGCTTCTTTGGAGTCCGGAATGGAAGTTGAAGCAAGTGTAGCAGTTTGAGCTTTTGGATGCAAAACTGTGGGTGTCTCGACCGATGTATGTACAGcgatttcaatcacttgagctgattgaagaattggacTGGCGGGCTGCAAGTCGTCAGTCGTCGGTTGAGACGAGTCCTCAGAATGAATTTTCAGGAGAGGGGATGTTGGTTGTTCATCATCAAAGATTGATTGGATAACATCTGAGACTGTGGTGAGAGGGATCTCGGGTAGAGTTTCACCATCAACTGTTGTGATTGGTTTAATCAAATGAGGGTCTGTGACTAGATCGGAACTAGAAGTAGATTCAGCAGCTGATGAGGAGGCAAACGGAAAATATGACAAGGGACACTCATCTTGTGTTGCGATAAATTCTTGTTCCTCTGCTGAAAATACGAAGTCGGATGCGTCCAAATTGTCATGATAGTCCATAAGAGGAAACATGGCTTGAACTTCGTTGTTATACGCTTGAGTGTATTCATCATCCGGCAGTGGGATGGAATACTTGAGCCAAAATTCTCGTAAGAAAGTGTTAGTGACATCGACTGACTGCTTAAGGCGTAAGATGACTTCAGTGTCGTCTTTTGCAGTTTTGCTCATCGGCTGATAGTTCTCTTCCATTTTGGCAAGAATATGTCGGGCGAGACTATCACGGAGCTGAACGTCCACTAACGTGTATCTGCCCAGTGCTGTTTCAAGATTTGATGAGGCAGTGAGAATGAACATCTTGTCTTATAATTTGGAAAGATATTCCAACTTATTCTCAAGTAGGATATGAGAATATGAAACATTCAAACGATAGTGCATCCACTCATGGAATTCTTGTATTCTAACTCGCACAGCCCGGAGAATGCTAAAGATAATGGTAAGAGCCTCCATTTTCCCTACTGATTGATCTTTTTGAGGAGGGATAATAGGTGTTTTTCCTTTGCCTTGAGGGTCGGTTGTGGATGTTGTCAGCACAGAAACCGAGGGTTCCTTGAAAGTAATTCCTTTTGGAGTAACTTGAGTTTTCTCAACCAGTTCTCGTGTTCTCAAGATTTGCTGACTGATGATGGTAGCAATATCAGCTGATGGGGTCGGTGAGGGTGAGGAAATGGGTACAGTTGTAACAACGGTGCTGAAAATGGGTTCAGAAGTTGTTTGGGGAACTTGGATTGGATCAGTAGATAATATTTCGGATATTGAAAGTGTAGTGCTTGCAGTGGTCATTTGAGATGTTGGGGTGTGAACTGTGGACAATAACTTGATCCTCTTGCGTTTCGGTTGAGATGGCTTGGGAGCCATTTTTGCCTTTTGAGATAGATAGGAGTGAGAAAATACTTGAACTAAGGGAGTATTGTCACTAACCTCATCCTTTAGATCAGAGTCCACGTGAATAGATTGCCTGATCGGTCGAGTACGCTTGAGTTGAGGAACTGCAGTGCTTTTGGCAGTTTGTTGTTCTGCCCCAATTTCTCGTTTGATAGTCCTGAGCTGGTCAAAAGTTACCTGATTCTTGTTCAAGAACAGAGGGATTGTGACTGCATTTAACCATTTGGCTGCATGGAGGACTTCATAGTCCGAAGAGTCAACACCTTGTTCTGCAAGTAGATAACATATCTGCTGTGCAAATCCTTCCGATTGTCCTTTGCCTCTGATCATCTCACATAACGTGGAATATATTATTGAAGATCAGTTAAAGTTCAACTGGGAGGCAATGGAGGCCATATACTGAGGCTTTTCCAGAGTGATCTTGTCGTAGGATCCAGCTTTGGCTAAAAGAGTCTTTGCAACTATGTTGGCCAATAGTCTGTATGCTAGCTTCAGGATTTGTTTGAGGCCATTTACCTTGATAGGTGAGACATCAAGTTTGAATTGAGCTGCCCAGTGGGTCGCATTACCATCAGGTAGGTCTGCGCATTTCATCAAACCAGTTGTGGGCAAGTTGAAGGTATCGCCAAAAAAGCGTTGATTGAATTCGATCTTCCGTCCTTTGATGATACACACGATGCTTCCATGATGGATTGGGCGGATTCAAAGAATTTCTTGACTAAATCATAGTTGACAGTCGATCCAGAGCTAAGAAACTTGCGTAGTCCCGAGGCTTCAATCATGTTGAACATGGCTGAAATTTCCGCGTTCTTGAGAGAGTGAATTTCATCGAAATTGATATCCAAGCATGTCTTTTGGATAGACATTTTGTTTTGAAGTTTTCTGCAAACAAAGTATTTGATCAGTAAAGTGTGAAGAGTGCAGAAGTAAGATGTGAGAGTGAGTTTGCCCTGCAAGATAGGTTAGAAAGAGACGTGAAAAGATCGGTTAATGTGATGCCACGTCATCtaagttttgaattttgaaaatggaGAGAGAAAACTATGCGCGGTAAACGAaatgaatataatatattataatattatataatatatttttagatAAGGCGGTTGGATGTGAGTTTCAATGACTGTAATCATTCTTTTGGACGTCTGACATCAGGATATGTAGAGTCTGAAACACGTCTTCGATTTGCAGAGTAATGATTCGATTCCTGATCATTTCAGTAGACGATTGATATCACCCGACGTTCCACCTTTTTTTTATACCTATAAATATGAATTGATAAGATTAGTTGTGGAAAACTTAAGAAATAAGTCTCTAAATAAGAAATCAATATGCCAGGTCCGATTGTTGATTTGGCAGAGGAGTTTTCTGCGGCCTTGAATCGAGCAAGGGCTCGAGAGTACGAAGATGCTCTATTCTCCCATATCGTTGAAGAGATGGAGGCGATTGAAGAGCTGCGTCTGGTTCTCTCGACTATTCATCCTCACGTCTCTGAGAGAGACTATGCTGCCCTTATGCAGCGATATGAAGATAAACTTGGAACGTTGGACCCGATGTTGATCTTTAGTTCAGAGGGTCTGTGGCTCCTCTTGCTCTACAAAGAGCTGTAAGGACTGGAGTTCATCCAGTCGAATGATCTTGGTTACGTTCGCTCTTCTACCAGGGAGCTTACATTCTTCATGCTCTCTTGGAAGTTTGAGGTGGAGAAGAAGATCGGTAGGGCTCTTGAAGCCTTTAGGACTCTTTTGTAATATGTCCTTCTTCTCCCTCTTGTTTTGAAATGAACAAAGTATTTTTGTGCATTTTTGCTGCCTTGAATTGGTGAGTCAGTAATTAATAAGCAGTAAAGTAACGTCATATCTCACAGTAAACGAAATCTCATCGAGAATGGAAAACAGATATTCATAATGATAAAGTAATGTTGCACATAATAACTATTTTAAGCTTTAAGTAAAAGTAAGAGTGCACAAATATCGATACTGTAAGCTTATCAAACGTCCGAGACAATATCTCTTCCGGATTTTCTCGAAGTTAAATCAGTAGGTGACTGTTGACATTTATGACCTTTGGCCTTCTGTATTCTTTGCCTATAAGTACTGCGAAGCAAGCAAGTAAATGAATCAAAGCTTAGTCAGTATAAACACAAATATCACACAAAAGAGATGGATGAGTCCGATTATGAGAGATGAAAATCCATCTATAGAAGCAGAGTAGCTGAGAGAGGCATGGGCGTGTGGCATATGATGGAAGCCATTCGCCGCCGATATCGTTCAGGAGTAGTGCCTCTTAGTCCATGCCTAGCTGTAGGGTTGTTATGGTGCAAACGTTGCTTGCGAACCCAGAGCACTAGTGAAGTGCTGAGGCCATCTGCTGTTCGACTCATGATGCTGTTGGCGGAGAGAGACGAGATGCAGAACATTTTCTTTGAAGATGACGTCTGCAATGGTCAGGGCTCTCTCTCCGTTTGAATGATAGAATGGAGTCACGAGATGAGAAGCATAATTTCTGCGGCTCATGTTGATTTCAGTCTAAATAGGGGTTAGGGTTGAGAACTCTATGTAATGcaagtttaaataaaataaacagttATTCCCCCTAAATTCATGCTTGtcttaatttaaatcaattaaaccaagaatattgcgaaaatatgaaaacttagcgtccggtagtgGCTTGGTGAAGATATCTGCTTCCTGCTGGTCAGTAGATACATAGATCATTTGAATCTCCTTCTTGAGTACATGttctcgaataaagtgatgtcGCACATCAATGTGCTTGGTTCTGGAATGCATCACTGGATTTTGAGTGATTGCAATAGCACTCGTGTTGTCACAAAATATAGGAGCTTCACTTGACTTAATTCCATAGTCcagaagctgttgttgtatccaTAATATTTGAGCACAGCAACTGCCAGCTGCAAGATATTCTGCTTCAGCAGTAGAGGTGGAAATTGATGTTTGCTTCTTACTGAACCATGAAATAAGTCGATCTCCCAAAAATTGAGACGATCCACTAGTTCTTTTTCTGTCAATCttgcaacctgcataatctgcatctgaataaccAACAAGGTTAAATTCTGAGTCTTTGgagtaccaaagacccacatttgtAGTGCCTTTGAGATATTTAATGATCCTTTTGGCTGCATTGTAATgcgattgcttaggtgctgcttgaaatcttgcacacaaACATACAACAAACATAATATCTGGTCTACTGGCTGTAAGATAAAGTAATGAGCCGATTAGACCTCGATATGTGGTTACCTCAACTGGTTCTCCTGCTtcatctttgtcaagtttaatCGAAGCACTCATAGGGGTAGAGATTGCAGAGCAATTCTCCATACCGAACTTCTTGATAAGTTTTTTGGTGTACTTAGCTTGATTTATAAAGATGTCATTATCCAGCTGCTTGACTTGTAGTTCGAGgaagaaatttaattctcccatcatactcatttcaaactgttcctgcatcattttagaaaatttctcGCATAGAGAAGGATTAGTTGATCCGAGTAtgatatcatctacatatattTGAATAAGTAATATGTGATCGCCTTTAACAAACTTAAAAAgagtcttatcgaccgttcctaTAGTAAAGGCATGATCTAATAGGAATTGAGATAACGTATCATACCATGCACacggtgcttgttttaagccATAGAGTgctttatcaagcttaaaaaCGTATTGAGGATTTACAGAGTtgataaaacctggtggttgttcaacatatACTTCTTCTTGAAGTATACCATTGAGAAAAgctgacttgacatccatttgatatactTTGAAGTTTTTGTAAGCAGCATAGGCAAGGAATATTCTTATAGCCTCAAGCCTTGCTACTGGAGCGAATGATTCGTCTAAGTCAATGCCTTactcttgtctgaatccttgagcaaccaaTCGGGCTTTATTTCTCACCACTGTCCCGTCCTAATTCAATTTGTTGCGAAACACCCATCGGGTGcctatgatattttgatttgtcGGTCGAAGGACTAGATTCCACACCTTGTTTCTAGTGAACTGATTTAGTTCTTCTTGCATTGCTTCTATCCAGCTAGCATCATGTAAAGCTTCATCTATGTGTTTGGGCTCTAGCTGTGAAATGAACGCTGCATGCAATAGCTCATCAATCAGTTGATTACGTGTACGAATAGGTGTAGTAAGGTTACCGATGACCAGATAAGGTGGGTGATTTTTACTCCACCGAAGATTTGGTCAGAGAGGATCTGCTTCTATTTGAGCGTTTTCTACACCCTCGATTGCGTTGATGGGATCAGTAGCTCCCTCTTCGATTATCTGTTCATCATTGATGTGATCTACTTCTCCTTCATTAGGTTGGATAATCTCTTCTTTTTGATCATTTCTTGTGTCAGGAGAGTCATCACTATCACTGTCATCCTGTAGAATGGTTGATTTTAGCCGGTTGGCTAAATTTTGAATGTTAGTTTGAGACTTTTCTGCACATATAACAGTTTCATCAAAGATAACATGGATGGATTCCTCTATAGTCAGTGATCTTTTGTTGAACACTCTATAAGCTCGGCTGACTGAGGAAAATCCAATGAATATGCCTTCATCTGCTTTTGCATCAAAAGCTGTCAGGCGATGTTTTCCATTATTATGAATGTAGCATACACaaccaaatactttaaaatatgttttgtgccattccagatctcatacgGTGTTTTGTTGTGCCTCTTGTTAATCAGGGATCTGTTCTGAGTGTaactgtaacacccgaaaattttaaaacgtaaattcgcatgcataattaggataaattaattttaaattaagggttaaatgtatttatgtgtattatgtgatttatatgcatgatttaattcattttagcatttaacccgctattttagaatttatagatttttgaggattttatttaattgatcgcgtagacgggaccgtggacggacgagataccaaaattcttagccaaaaatattttatgagtttatgagccttaaaatattattttaaggtattttgtcaagaaaatttttgtatttaattatatatttattttaagatttatttttagccaaaataagttattttaatgacttttattaatgtttaaaaatcccttaaaattatatttcgggatttatgttttatatcagattattttgtattttcaaaagtttaaaatcttatttttatgttatattatctacctaattattttataCTATTATTATTCTAGATTAATCctaattatcaaatttaaaacaaaaacctaCCCTACCCTAACCCCACATCTACATCTCTTAGCCGACAACTCCCTTCTCCTCCCACCCCCATTCTCACGTTCAGCAGAAAGAAatctccatagccgatccttcATAGATTCTTGGAGCTTTtggttcgttcgtcgtcccggagcgccGTACACGCGATTATTGTCTCGTTTCTCAATCTATCTTTGTttaaggcatgtctaaaacttttctttggccaccatataagctatataTCATGTATGACATTTTTCTTAAGGATTTATTATTGCTTGGTTCGAATTTATGCAAGATATTGTGGTTTGATGCATGCTTTTGGTGATTTCTTGTTCATGCTCATGTTTTATCCATCAAGGTTCGGTCCAGGGCTGTTAGCTGAGGGTCAAGGGGTGTCTTAGGGTCCTCATGGTTGAGTGATGTGGTTGGGAAGGGGCTGGATGGGTCAAATTCGAAGCAATCACTTCTGGTGCATGGTTCGCGCAGGTTTAGGTTTTTGTGGAAAAGAGGTTCGTTCTCATTCCTCATGCCCCCATTTTGGGTgaggtttgttgggtttgaaagCTTTAGATGTTGGCTAAGATTGAGAGGTGGTTTCGTGGCTTTTGGTGGTCTGAGTCATCGGCACGAAGCAAAACGCTGGGACTGCTCGCGTCTGCACGCGAGCTGAGGATGGGCCGACTTGCAGGGCTTCGTTCTCTGTCCCTAGGAAATGGTTTGGGCTGATTATTGTCATGATAGAACCGCCTGAGAGTGGGATAGTTGGGGGTCATGGTTCTCCGGCCATTGGTGGCCGGAGTTGGCCGGTCGAACGCCGGAAAGAGGAGCTGCTCGCGCAGCAGAAGAGAAACgagaggggggatcgggttgggctgTGGGTTTGGGTTGGGTCGGGTCCTGGGGGTCCGGGTCAGGTCTGGGGTGTAGTGGGTCGGTCACTAGGGTCTGGGTCCAGGTTAGGTGGGTCGGgcttgagtattttaatttttaagtgtttaatgttttaatttgtttttgggccaattaattagaaataaaattatttgggcctccaaataattttatttgggccttaaatattttatttaagttagcccaatgatttttatgggcttgggagcccgtaggaatttttgggccagtctagatttttatttaatttaattaagttaatgagcttaaatattttatttaggctcagtttgatttaattaaattattttggttaagttatgatttttgggcttagtttaagttaatgtgcttaattgttttaattagGTCCATTTAAGATTAAGtctatttaattaagaatttattaAAGAATGGGCTTTTAGTTAAGTAATGGGCTACTATAAGATTATAGGCTTAGAATGAGAGTCAAGccgtctggaccaacccatgaaaaataactaagtccggaatatatatttaattattttatgcatgagtttatattttaagtataagtatatttattatgaaaataaattaaatatatattacggacatattttcagtgcatgcattcatgaaatttcttatgtatataattatgtaaatgatgagcaataaaatattttggtggaaattgaagtatgtgtgacataagggtggttttccaccatatgattcggtagttttactaccataggggtgattatccaccatatgattcagtagtttactaccataggaggtgatttatcaccgccatcgta comes from Henckelia pumila isolate YLH828 chromosome 4, ASM3356847v2, whole genome shotgun sequence and encodes:
- the LOC140861716 gene encoding secreted RxLR effector protein 161-like; amino-acid sequence: MENCSAISTPMSASIKLDKDEAGEPVEVTTYRGLIGSLLYLTASRPDIMFVVCLCARFQAAPKQSHYNAAKRIIKYLKGTTNVGLWYSKDSEFNLVGYSDADYAGCKIDRKRTSGSSQFLGDRLISWFSKKQTSISTSTAEAEYLAAGSCCAQILWIQQQLLDYGIKSSEAPIFCDNTSAIAITQNPVMHSRTKHIDVRHHFIREHVLKKEIQMIYGE